One stretch of Terriglobales bacterium DNA includes these proteins:
- a CDS encoding carboxypeptidase-like regulatory domain-containing protein produces MRRVPPAAWHGFVLLAVVLSAGAAHAALEDSVFVYDLFAGKPACAQIEQRLAALDLRPTVLLSVEQGPAFIPATPEGREQVACAVRALRRGKHHVKAMLLQDPGFLKDRSAAVQRVHAAATLPGIEGLLIDVEPYTDPDWDCGKPEVRRQIAAGYVDLLRTLRSVADPMPLEAAVAWWMPGMEGVPEFATPRLADAADGLYLMLYGDEGGPLVGATVADVAGRIPGSSEMLHRARVYFALARYESPSPEALNETIGGLRRLYGKTQGFRGTAVFHAGSRYNARRMRILSGVVTDAEGNPVPNAQLEMAGVTTRANICGQFLLRGMQRDSAELVVTAPGYRRVLQYVPLRPAGYQTEIPPIRLAIGPTFSERPQLRGGN; encoded by the coding sequence ATGCGCCGCGTACCACCAGCCGCCTGGCACGGCTTTGTGTTGCTGGCCGTCGTGTTGTCGGCCGGCGCAGCTCACGCTGCGCTGGAAGACTCGGTCTTCGTGTACGACCTGTTCGCCGGCAAGCCCGCCTGCGCCCAAATCGAGCAGCGCCTCGCCGCTCTCGACCTCCGCCCGACGGTCCTGCTCAGCGTCGAGCAGGGCCCGGCGTTCATTCCCGCCACGCCCGAAGGACGCGAGCAGGTCGCCTGCGCCGTGCGCGCTCTGCGGCGCGGCAAGCATCACGTGAAGGCCATGCTTCTTCAGGACCCCGGCTTCCTCAAAGATCGTTCCGCTGCCGTGCAGCGCGTTCACGCCGCCGCCACCCTGCCCGGCATCGAAGGCCTGCTGATTGACGTGGAGCCCTACACCGATCCCGACTGGGACTGCGGCAAGCCGGAGGTACGCCGGCAGATCGCCGCCGGCTACGTCGACCTGCTGCGCACGCTGCGCAGCGTCGCCGACCCAATGCCCCTGGAAGCCGCCGTCGCCTGGTGGATGCCCGGCATGGAGGGCGTCCCCGAATTCGCCACGCCCCGGCTGGCCGACGCCGCCGACGGCCTCTATCTCATGCTCTACGGCGACGAGGGCGGGCCGCTGGTGGGCGCCACGGTCGCCGACGTCGCCGGCCGCATTCCCGGCAGCAGCGAGATGCTGCATCGCGCCCGCGTTTACTTCGCGCTCGCCCGTTACGAATCGCCGTCACCGGAGGCGCTCAATGAAACCATCGGCGGGCTGCGGCGCCTCTACGGCAAAACGCAGGGCTTCCGCGGCACCGCTGTCTTTCACGCCGGCAGCCGCTACAACGCGCGGCGCATGCGCATCCTCAGCGGCGTAGTCACCGACGCTGAAGGCAACCCGGTTCCCAACGCCCAATTGGAAATGGCCGGTGTAACCACGCGCGCCAACATCTGCGGACAATTCCTCCTTCGCGGCATGCAGCGCGACTCGGCGGAGCTGGTCGTCACCGCGCCTGGTTATCGCCGCGTGCTTCAGTACGTCCCGCTGCGCCCCGCCGGATATCAAACCGAAATCCCGCCCATCCGCCTCGCCATCGGCCCAACGTTCTCCGAGCGCCCGCAACTCCGCGGCGGAAACTGA
- the crcB gene encoding fluoride efflux transporter CrcB encodes MIENLAYLSAGAVLGALARFAFTHFSSEFSRHHGFPVGTLLVNVLGCLIVGYVLTWTADHDHDRWRLLAATGFCGAFTTFSAFAYESLAYWHAGQLREFFLNVALNNVLSLLAVVAGIALHNRHAG; translated from the coding sequence ATGATCGAGAATCTCGCGTATCTGTCTGCCGGCGCCGTCCTGGGCGCGCTCGCCCGCTTCGCCTTCACTCACTTTTCCTCCGAATTCTCGCGGCACCACGGATTTCCCGTCGGCACGCTGCTGGTGAACGTGCTCGGCTGCCTCATCGTGGGCTACGTGCTCACCTGGACTGCCGACCACGATCACGACCGCTGGCGCCTCCTCGCCGCCACCGGCTTCTGCGGCGCCTTCACTACTTTTTCCGCCTTCGCCTACGAGAGCCTCGCCTACTGGCACGCCGGGCAACTCCGCGAGTTTTTTCTCAACGTCGCGTTGAACAACGTGCTTTCGCTGCTTGCCGTGGTCGCCGGCATCGCGCTGCACAATCGGCACGCCGGTTGA